CCCGAGTGTGACGCCCGAGTTTTCCGGCATTTATTCCAACACCTTCGATGACGACAAGTTCGGTGTCGCCGTTGCGGTAAACTACCAGGAGCGTGCCAACGGACGTAACCAAGCCCGTGGTCTTTCCTATCAGGTGGATGAGTGGGGCCAGCCAGGCACCAACTGGCAGCCGCAGGAGTTGAGCGTATCCTGGGGCTCGCATGCCAATGGCCCAGAGGCCGGCGATCGATTCACCCTGCCACGCATGGATTTTTACAATATTGTTGAGCAGGAACACACCCGTGCTAACGCGCAGGCTGTATTCCAGTGGCGTCCGGTGGATAACATTACCGCCACGGTAGATTACAACTACTTCAACAAGGACATCGATACCGTCACCAACTCGGCTTCTATTTGGTACAACTGGGATTGGAATCCTGCCAATACTGCAGTCTGGAGTGATGACCCGATCAAGTCGCCGTTGGTTTATGCAGAGCTGTCCAACAACCGTCCTCTGGGTGAAACCACCTTTGCAGTAAGAGAGGATCACGTACGCAATACCCTGCAGTCTTATGGTCTTAACCTGGAGTGGGAGGCTACCGACGATCTGAGCTTCGAGCTGGACCTGAACGGTTCCACCAACGAAGTGACGCCAAACGGCGGCCGTCTGGGATCTACCGCTGATGTTGAAATGGCGGCGCTGACCCGCTCGGCAGTTGCCTATGATCGCACCGGCGACATTCCTGCAATCTATGTGACCAACCCAAATGTGGTTGCCGCCGACGTAGTGCCTCTGACTCACCGGATTACCAGCCAATTTAATGAAGGTGAAGTATCCCAGGCCAAATTCTCGGGCGAGTGGCGCTTCACTGATGAGCAGTCGTTGAACTTTGGGTTGCAGTCTACCAATCTTGATTGGTCGTCTGGCAATATCCGGGTGGAGCGTGGTCGTGGCCATTATGAGCAATTCAAAGGCGATTTTGTCAGCTTTGATGGGTTCAGTTCGTTCAATTTCATGAATGAGTTTGACGCCAGCTACGGCGACTTCGATACTATCGCGGCGCAATTGCCGGCCGGTAACGGCACAATCACGCATCCCTGGACCGGAGAGTCAGCCACACTGACTGGCGATAATTTCTACAGCACAGCGCTGAACTTCGACCTGAACCAGATGCTGGATTATCTGGCGGCGAATTACGGCGGTTATGTTGATGGAAAAGACTCGCCTCAGACCATCCTGGGTAACTGTAACTCCGTATTCTGTGCGTCTAATAAGTACAACTATGCTGATCTGCAGAATGTATCTGAAGAGACCAAAGTCGCCTATCTGCAGTACAACCTGAATTCCAACTTGTTTGGTCTTGATTATGCTCTGCATCTGGGCTATCGCTACGAGCAGACGGATATTACTGCCGCTTCGGCAATTACCCAGTACGACACCGTACTGTGGGTAAAATCCAATCAGCTCGAATTCCGTCCGGCCGTGGATCAGAATGGTGAGCAGGTTCAGACTTATGGCGTGCAAAAGGGAGACTACAAGTTCCATTTGCCAAGCATGAATCTGAACGTGAATCTGACAGATGATCTGGTTATGCGTCTGGCCTATGGCAAGTCCATTGCCCGGGCAAATCTTCCCGCATTGCGCGGTGGTGTGACGATCGAAACGGCAACGGTAAACGTTGTTAATCCGCAGGCTTTCACAGGTAACCCTAACCTCGCACCATTGGAGTCGAACAACTTCGACCTCTCGCTTGAGTGGTACTATGGTGATGGTAGCTATGTGTCTGTTGCTTACTTTGACAAAGCCATTACCCAGTTCCCGAAGACTGTTGATTCTTATCTGAATTATCCTGGTCTGGCTAACCCGGTATTTGGTCAATATGCAGATGCTGCTCGTGCTACCGGCTTGCAAAGTCTTGATGAAATTTTCACCTATGTGATTGAGAACTTTGACGGTCAGGATGGTGTGACCAACAATGGCGGTGGTACCGGTCAGGTTGTGGGCAGCGTCAATCGTGATCCGTTGGTGGATTTCAAGTACGGTCTGACAACCAATGGTGATGCCAAAAACGGTGTGGACGGTATTGAACTGGCTGTTCAGCACATGTTTGGGGAGTCTGGTTTCGGCGTCATGGCCAACTACACCTTTGTCAACTCCGATGTGGGCTATGATCCCTACACGCTGGGCGGCTCTGACGCGCTGCTGGGTGTTAGTGATTCTGCCAACCTGGTGGGCTTCTACGACAAAAACGGCATTCAGGTGCGTGTTGCCTACAACTGGCGTGATCGCTTCCTTGACTCCCATAATCAGGAGTTGGGTCTGACTGAGCCAATTTTCGACGAAGCCTTCAAGACCATAGATCTGAACGTGAGCTACGACATTACCGACAATGCCCAGATTTTCCTGAAGGGCATTAACATTACCGGTGAAGACAACCGTTCTCATGGTCGTGGGTCAAACCTGCTCATCAGTCATGAAGAGACAGGTGCCCGCTGGATGTTGGGTGGTCGTTACCAGTTCTGATAAGTACTGCTGTACTTTCTCCCTCAGCCCCCTTTATGGGGGCTATTTTTTGTCTGCAATTTCGGGTTTGTCACAATGAAATTCTTTCAATCAGCATCTTTTTTTACTGTAATCATTTCGATGCTCATAGCTTGCTCCTCTGATGGTTCCCGCTCAACATACTCAAGCGTTGCGCCTATCCTGAAATGGGAGTACTGGGCCCCCGGTGGCGGTGGGGAAATACAAAGTATTTATCTTGAGCCCAATGTAAAAAATCGCTTTTATGTGTTGAGCGATATGGAAGGCTTGTATCGCACGGATGATGGCGGCAACTCCTACCGGTTGCTGGCGGCTGAGTTACCCCAGCTGAATGTATTTGGTATGGTCAGTGATCCGGTTAACCCAGATAGACTGTATCTCGGCACCCACCGTATGGCGCTGATCAGCGATGATGCGGGCGAAACCTGGAAGGCAATTGACGAAACCCTGAGTTATCCGATTCAGCTGATTGCGGTCAATCCAAGGAATCCAAAACATATTGTGATGGCGCTCAGCGCACCGGATATTACCGATCTGAATGAACAGCCAATGCATGTCCCTGAATATGTCCATGGGGATAAGCATCCCGGGCTGGTGTTTGTTTCGGAAGACGGCGGATTGAGTTTCGAGAAGCACTACTATGATCCGGCAACCCTGCCGGAAAAAAATGTCTGGCAATTGGTGTTCGATCCGAATCATCAGCTGCTGTACCTTGCCAGCGAACGCGGATTATTTGTTTCTGATAATGGCGGAATTAACTGGACGAGTGCCAATATGCCAGAGGGTTATATGGCTGCGCTTGGCTTTGAAATCAGTCCAGACGGGAAGACCGCTTTTGCCATTTTCTCCAGATCCGTCACTCAATCTACCGTATTTGTGTCAGACGCAAAGGCGTTGGCACAGGGGCATGCACAATGGCATCAGGTGGATGAGTTGTTTGGGTTAGATGATCGTACACGCCTGTCGCAGCCTGGAGAAACCCGTGTGGAATGGGACGGCGAAAGCTATACCAATCCGGGACAACGCTATGCCCGCTTGAAAATCGATCCACGCAGTGGTCAGGCTGCCTACGGTTTGGCGAATAAAGTCCGGGTGTTAATGGGGAAAACCATGAAGCACCACAACTCGTCGTTGTTTTATTCCGAGTTTGACGTCAGTAATGGCCTCCCGGAGCGGGGCAATTGGCAGCGTATTTATTACGAACAAAACAAGAAAGGCTGGCAAACATCTCAGGGCTCGGACAACTACATTCAGGTAGACAGTTTTGATTTCGTCCCTGTGCCCTGGGGGCAGCATAATAAGATCATTCTGGAAAACGGCCATGGCATCAGCTTGTTGGATATGGATGCCCCCGGATTTCCGAAAACCGGCGGTGAAACCGTGTTGTACCAAACTGCGGTCACCCAAGCGAATGGCGCGCCGGGCCATACTACTTGGACCAATCGTGGTTTTGTAAATACCTACAACGGTGATTTTGCCACCAGTGAGAACTATTTTGTTGCTGCGCTGAGTGATCAGGGGTTACATGAAAGCTGGGATTTCGGCAAAAGCTGGATTCGAGATTTGCGGCCTATTCCTGAAATTACTGCGTCCAAGTCTGTTGAAATACTAAAAACCGAACCGCCGGTGGTGGTGTTAGGTACTGGCTATGGCTATGGTGCAAGCGATATTCCTATGGGATTGTACGCGAAGGTTTTGGTCCACCATTCGCCGGAAGATCAGTGGCAGCATCTGGCGGGTGGGATTTCCCGTTGGAATGGTGAAGGCGCGGAAAACCGGAACGGTTTACCTTCGGTGCCAGAGGCGTTACAAGTCCACGGCCATCCGGACGCCTGGGATTATAGAATCTGGGCTATGGCGGCAGATTCACAGGTGCCGGGCAGACTGTTTGTGGGTTTCAAAGGCCAGGGGATTTATGTGGCAGACGATGTGCCTGCACTACTGACGGGTAACGGCAATGGCTTCCGCCGGTTGCCGCTTGGCGAAATAGAATTGCCGAAAACCAGTCTGGTGACTCATCCGGCCAAGGCGAATACCCTGTATTACCCCAATGGTAATGAAGTATATGTGTACCGTGGCTCGCAGAATCTGAATCATCCTGGTGAACGCATTGGCGAGTTTCCTGGATTGGTTGAAGATGTGACCGCCTGGCTCAATGAGCAAGGTTCCCTGATGCTGGCAGTGTCAGCGCGCAATGAGGCTGATGCCAGTCACAATGTGTTCGTGAGTGTCGATGAAGGTGTGCATTGGCATAAGGTATTCGATCGTGCGTCACTGAAAGCAGCAGGTGTACCTTCGTTCTTTGATACGCCAGCCTATCCTCGCGAAGATCCCCTGATGCCTTTCATGGGTGGTTTTGTCGGCTATAAAAACTGGTTGATCGTGCCGGTAGGTTCCATTCGCAATAATCTCGGTGTCTTTGCGTTGCGCCTGAATCCGGCAAAGCTGGATCAGGTATCGATTTTTCCCATCACCGGCAAAGACAATTACCGCCACGGATACACGCGGGTGAATGAAGGCGAATTGCGTTGGGTTAAAGGTGAACCGTGGGTGGTACACAGCACCCGTGGAGCGGGTGTGGTGGCAGCGAGTCTGGCACCGTTGGATCAGTGGGAGCGGCAGTGATGGAGTTGTTATTTCTGTGCCCTTTATGGGGCTCTGAACAACTGCCGTTTACCGAGTTTGTCGCCAATGCCAAGGCAGCTGGCTATGACGGCGTAGAAGTGGCCTTTCCCACAGACCGGAAGGTCTGTCGGGAATGGGTGGCGGCAATCCGCGATCATGACTTGTGCTTTGTTGCGCAGCACTGGGACACGCTGACAGCGGACTATGACAAGCATGGTCCTGTTTACTTGGACCGGCTTTCGCAGCTGGCTGAAACCGAACCCCTCTTTATTAATTCACACAGTGGCCGGGATCATTTCAGTTTTATTCAGAACCAGGCGCTGTTGGCGTCGGCAGATGGTTTGTCCCGGCGTTTGGGGCTGCCCATCTATCATGAAACCCACCGCGGCCGTTTTAACTTTGCCGCTCACGTAACACTGCAATACCTGAAGGCATTGCCGGATCTGAAAATCACCGCTGATTTCAGCCATTGGTGCTGTGTGGCCGAGTCATTATTAGCGGATCAGCCTGAGGCATTGACGTTGGCGATTGCGCGCAGCTACCACGTGCATTGTCGCGTGGGGCACAGCCAGGGCTCACAAGTCACCAGCTTGGCGCTGCCGGAATATGCTGATGCACTGGAGCAGCACCTGCAGTGGTGGGCTGCTATCACGGCGAGCGCCCGGGCCCGGGGGCAAAAACAGCTGACATTTACTTCTGAATTCGGGCCTGCCCCATACATGCTCAACGATCCTGAAACGGGGCAACCCATCGCGGATCAGTGGGCAATGAATGTGCAGGTTATGCAGTTGGTGCGTGAACGCGTTCAGAAAATTGCAGAATAATCTCGCGTTGGTAAATTTCTCCGGGCATGAGCACAGGGCTTGGAAAGCGCGGTTCATTCACCGCGTTCGGATAGCCCTGGGCTTCCAGGCAAACCCCGCTGAAAGGGGCGAAGTGGCCGCCCAGATGGCCGGCTGTGTAGAGAAAGATACCCGGCTGGTCCGTGTGCAAGGTCATTTCCACCGTCTCGCTCAGCAAGGTGGCTGCCTTGATGGGTTCTCCTTCGGCGCCGCAGATGGGAAAGAAATGATCAAACCCGTGTCGGTCCGACCAGTCTGCTTGCCGCCAGCGCTCAATCTGCTGTCCTAAATTGTGCGCCCGATCCAGTTTGAGTTTATCCAATCTGATGTGTTGTCCGGTGGGAATGTCACTGCGCTTTTCCAGCACTGAGTCGGCATTGAGATCCAGGCGCAGTTCACGGCAATCCCCTGCGCCCAGAGTGAGGTAGGCATGATGGGTCAGATCCACGGGGGTGGGCTTATTGGTTTTGGCCTTCAGGTGGATGTGCAACCGGTTATCGGGTTCCAGGCGATAGTCAGTCCATGCCTCCACCCGGCCGGGAAAGCCTTGATCGCCGTCCTCAGACACTATGTGAAATTGGCAGTGCGTCGCTGACCAATCCACCAAATGCCACGCCTGATTGCTGAAATTCCGCTCACCACCATGCAAACAATGGTCGCCCAGGTTCTTCGACAGACGGTAGTGTTGCCCGCGCCATTCAAAGCTTGCGTTGGCAATCCGGTTGGCGACCCGCCCGCAAATGGCGTTGACCGCATAGATATCCGCCAGCCACTGTGCGTCCTGGCTGTAGCTCAACACCATGGGCTGCCCGTTGAACGTCATTGAGCGCAGACGGGCGCCGTGGGGCACACAAATCAATGCGAGTTGGTCGCGTGA
This region of Simiduia agarivorans SA1 = DSM 21679 genomic DNA includes:
- a CDS encoding TonB-dependent receptor, coding for MLKHKAFNRSLLSVAVATAMCSVTGYALAQEVPADEALLEEIEVVGIRRSLQKSADVKRDGMGVSDVITAEDMGKFPDSNLAESLQRVPGVSINRENGEGQQVTVRGLGPRFNLVQLNNRQMAAASGQRSFDFSAIAPDMIRGIEVHKTTAASRETGGMGATINVRTMRPLEEPGERAVVSAQGIYDQSSHDPSVTPEFSGIYSNTFDDDKFGVAVAVNYQERANGRNQARGLSYQVDEWGQPGTNWQPQELSVSWGSHANGPEAGDRFTLPRMDFYNIVEQEHTRANAQAVFQWRPVDNITATVDYNYFNKDIDTVTNSASIWYNWDWNPANTAVWSDDPIKSPLVYAELSNNRPLGETTFAVREDHVRNTLQSYGLNLEWEATDDLSFELDLNGSTNEVTPNGGRLGSTADVEMAALTRSAVAYDRTGDIPAIYVTNPNVVAADVVPLTHRITSQFNEGEVSQAKFSGEWRFTDEQSLNFGLQSTNLDWSSGNIRVERGRGHYEQFKGDFVSFDGFSSFNFMNEFDASYGDFDTIAAQLPAGNGTITHPWTGESATLTGDNFYSTALNFDLNQMLDYLAANYGGYVDGKDSPQTILGNCNSVFCASNKYNYADLQNVSEETKVAYLQYNLNSNLFGLDYALHLGYRYEQTDITAASAITQYDTVLWVKSNQLEFRPAVDQNGEQVQTYGVQKGDYKFHLPSMNLNVNLTDDLVMRLAYGKSIARANLPALRGGVTIETATVNVVNPQAFTGNPNLAPLESNNFDLSLEWYYGDGSYVSVAYFDKAITQFPKTVDSYLNYPGLANPVFGQYADAARATGLQSLDEIFTYVIENFDGQDGVTNNGGGTGQVVGSVNRDPLVDFKYGLTTNGDAKNGVDGIELAVQHMFGESGFGVMANYTFVNSDVGYDPYTLGGSDALLGVSDSANLVGFYDKNGIQVRVAYNWRDRFLDSHNQELGLTEPIFDEAFKTIDLNVSYDITDNAQIFLKGINITGEDNRSHGRGSNLLISHEETGARWMLGGRYQF
- a CDS encoding WD40/YVTN/BNR-like repeat-containing protein, with amino-acid sequence MKFFQSASFFTVIISMLIACSSDGSRSTYSSVAPILKWEYWAPGGGGEIQSIYLEPNVKNRFYVLSDMEGLYRTDDGGNSYRLLAAELPQLNVFGMVSDPVNPDRLYLGTHRMALISDDAGETWKAIDETLSYPIQLIAVNPRNPKHIVMALSAPDITDLNEQPMHVPEYVHGDKHPGLVFVSEDGGLSFEKHYYDPATLPEKNVWQLVFDPNHQLLYLASERGLFVSDNGGINWTSANMPEGYMAALGFEISPDGKTAFAIFSRSVTQSTVFVSDAKALAQGHAQWHQVDELFGLDDRTRLSQPGETRVEWDGESYTNPGQRYARLKIDPRSGQAAYGLANKVRVLMGKTMKHHNSSLFYSEFDVSNGLPERGNWQRIYYEQNKKGWQTSQGSDNYIQVDSFDFVPVPWGQHNKIILENGHGISLLDMDAPGFPKTGGETVLYQTAVTQANGAPGHTTWTNRGFVNTYNGDFATSENYFVAALSDQGLHESWDFGKSWIRDLRPIPEITASKSVEILKTEPPVVVLGTGYGYGASDIPMGLYAKVLVHHSPEDQWQHLAGGISRWNGEGAENRNGLPSVPEALQVHGHPDAWDYRIWAMAADSQVPGRLFVGFKGQGIYVADDVPALLTGNGNGFRRLPLGEIELPKTSLVTHPAKANTLYYPNGNEVYVYRGSQNLNHPGERIGEFPGLVEDVTAWLNEQGSLMLAVSARNEADASHNVFVSVDEGVHWHKVFDRASLKAAGVPSFFDTPAYPREDPLMPFMGGFVGYKNWLIVPVGSIRNNLGVFALRLNPAKLDQVSIFPITGKDNYRHGYTRVNEGELRWVKGEPWVVHSTRGAGVVAASLAPLDQWERQ
- a CDS encoding sugar phosphate isomerase/epimerase family protein, giving the protein MELLFLCPLWGSEQLPFTEFVANAKAAGYDGVEVAFPTDRKVCREWVAAIRDHDLCFVAQHWDTLTADYDKHGPVYLDRLSQLAETEPLFINSHSGRDHFSFIQNQALLASADGLSRRLGLPIYHETHRGRFNFAAHVTLQYLKALPDLKITADFSHWCCVAESLLADQPEALTLAIARSYHVHCRVGHSQGSQVTSLALPEYADALEQHLQWWAAITASARARGQKQLTFTSEFGPAPYMLNDPETGQPIADQWAMNVQVMQLVRERVQKIAE
- a CDS encoding aldose epimerase family protein; translation: MSALKGVQLSRDQLALICVPHGARLRSMTFNGQPMVLSYSQDAQWLADIYAVNAICGRVANRIANASFEWRGQHYRLSKNLGDHCLHGGERNFSNQAWHLVDWSATHCQFHIVSEDGDQGFPGRVEAWTDYRLEPDNRLHIHLKAKTNKPTPVDLTHHAYLTLGAGDCRELRLDLNADSVLEKRSDIPTGQHIRLDKLKLDRAHNLGQQIERWRQADWSDRHGFDHFFPICGAEGEPIKAATLLSETVEMTLHTDQPGIFLYTAGHLGGHFAPFSGVCLEAQGYPNAVNEPRFPSPVLMPGEIYQREIILQFSERVHAPTA